One Saccharopolyspora erythraea NRRL 2338 genomic region harbors:
- a CDS encoding xanthine dehydrogenase family protein molybdopterin-binding subunit, protein MVGSLLGNEVPRVEDPDLLHGRGSYVGNLDVEGLVHVGFVRSPLAHALITSIDTEAAGSAPGIVAVYTAADLDLPVPPPFIVVNAQCARPALATDRVRFVGEPVVAVVGESSAAVTDALELVDVDYEPLPAVADPEAALAPDAPTQFPDLGSNIAAGERDSAGAEVLDGADVVVRARIENQRVAVVPMEGNAVTAVPGGPDDDHDLTVHVSTQMPHALRDGVAGAFGIAPERVRVIAPHVGGAFGGKAGLGAEHAVVIGIARRLGRPAKWVETRSENMQGMPHGRGQVQYAELGLRRDGEIVGLRCRVVGDCGAYAGFNGLLAMGSTRSMAQGVYNIPRIAYDAIAALTNTTPVGAFRGAGRPEAAAMLERMMDLAATELDMDPVALRRKNFLANDVFPYKTAVGTEYDSGDYDLPLTEALRLVGYEALRAEQARRIEAGETRLLGIGVSSYVEITGGGGGEYAEVEVHDDGRATIKVGTSSHGQGHATSFAMIVNDLLGIPMESIEFVQSDTATVARGEGTGGSRSLQLGGSAVREAGELVLRRARELAAARLEAAVEDIEPTGDGLGVAGAPAAKVSWQELVQAASADGGALAEHADFEPGGATFPFGAHVSVVEVDIETGLVRPLRHIAVDDCGRVLNPLIVRGQQHGGVVQGMAQALWEHMSYDDEGNPQTATLADYAVPSAADVPALEVSSTETPTPLNPLGAKGIGEAATIGATPAVQNAVVDAVKHLGVRHIDMPATPQRVWQAIRDGVSAPLWQDPPAAFEALPVRGAERGRESDQAVV, encoded by the coding sequence ATGGTGGGATCACTGCTCGGTAACGAGGTCCCCAGGGTCGAGGACCCTGATCTGCTGCACGGACGAGGCAGCTACGTCGGCAACCTGGACGTCGAGGGCCTGGTGCACGTCGGTTTCGTGCGCTCACCCCTGGCACACGCGCTCATCACGTCGATCGACACCGAGGCCGCGGGGTCGGCTCCCGGCATCGTCGCCGTCTACACGGCCGCGGACCTGGACCTTCCGGTGCCGCCGCCGTTCATCGTGGTCAATGCGCAGTGCGCACGGCCCGCGCTGGCCACCGACCGGGTCCGCTTCGTCGGCGAGCCGGTCGTCGCGGTGGTCGGCGAGAGCAGCGCGGCGGTGACCGACGCGCTGGAACTGGTCGACGTCGACTACGAGCCGCTGCCCGCGGTGGCCGACCCGGAGGCGGCGCTGGCGCCCGACGCGCCGACGCAGTTCCCGGACCTGGGCTCCAACATCGCCGCCGGCGAGCGGGACTCCGCCGGGGCCGAGGTGCTCGACGGCGCCGACGTCGTGGTCCGCGCCCGGATCGAGAACCAGCGGGTCGCCGTGGTGCCGATGGAGGGCAACGCCGTCACGGCGGTGCCCGGCGGACCGGACGACGACCACGACCTGACGGTGCACGTGTCGACGCAGATGCCGCACGCGTTGCGCGACGGCGTCGCCGGGGCGTTCGGCATCGCACCGGAACGGGTGCGCGTCATCGCCCCGCACGTCGGCGGTGCCTTCGGCGGCAAGGCCGGGCTCGGCGCCGAACACGCCGTCGTCATCGGCATCGCGCGCAGGCTCGGACGTCCGGCCAAGTGGGTCGAGACCCGCTCGGAGAACATGCAGGGCATGCCGCACGGCCGCGGCCAGGTGCAGTACGCCGAGCTGGGTCTGCGGCGCGACGGCGAGATCGTCGGCCTGCGCTGCCGCGTCGTCGGCGACTGCGGCGCCTACGCCGGGTTCAACGGCCTGCTGGCGATGGGCTCGACCCGCTCGATGGCCCAGGGCGTCTACAACATCCCCCGGATCGCCTACGACGCGATCGCCGCGCTGACCAACACGACCCCGGTCGGCGCGTTCCGCGGGGCCGGACGTCCCGAGGCGGCGGCCATGCTCGAACGCATGATGGACTTGGCCGCCACCGAACTCGACATGGACCCCGTCGCACTGCGGCGCAAGAACTTCCTGGCCAACGACGTCTTCCCGTACAAGACCGCCGTCGGCACCGAGTACGACAGCGGCGACTACGACCTGCCGCTCACCGAGGCCCTGCGGCTGGTGGGCTACGAGGCGCTGCGCGCCGAGCAGGCACGCCGCATCGAGGCGGGGGAGACCCGACTGCTGGGCATCGGCGTGAGCAGCTACGTCGAGATCACCGGCGGCGGTGGCGGCGAGTACGCCGAGGTCGAGGTGCACGACGACGGCCGCGCCACGATCAAGGTCGGCACCTCCTCGCACGGCCAGGGGCACGCGACGTCGTTCGCGATGATCGTCAACGACCTGCTGGGCATCCCGATGGAGTCGATCGAGTTCGTCCAGTCCGACACCGCGACCGTGGCGCGGGGCGAGGGCACCGGCGGCTCCCGCTCGCTGCAACTCGGCGGCAGCGCGGTGCGGGAAGCGGGCGAACTGGTGCTGCGGCGGGCCAGGGAGCTGGCCGCAGCACGGCTGGAGGCCGCCGTCGAGGACATCGAGCCGACCGGCGACGGCCTCGGCGTCGCGGGCGCACCGGCGGCGAAGGTGAGCTGGCAGGAGCTGGTGCAGGCGGCGTCGGCCGACGGCGGTGCGCTCGCCGAGCACGCCGACTTCGAACCGGGCGGAGCGACCTTCCCGTTCGGCGCGCACGTCTCGGTCGTCGAGGTCGACATCGAGACCGGACTCGTGCGCCCGCTGCGCCACATCGCCGTCGACGACTGCGGGCGGGTGCTCAACCCGCTCATCGTGCGCGGCCAGCAGCACGGCGGGGTGGTGCAGGGCATGGCGCAGGCGCTGTGGGAGCACATGTCCTACGACGACGAGGGCAACCCCCAGACCGCGACCCTGGCCGACTACGCGGTGCCGTCCGCGGCGGACGTGCCGGCACTGGAGGTTTCCAGCACCGAGACGCCGACACCGCTGAACCCGTTGGGCGCCAAGGGAATCGGTGAGGCGGCGACCATCGGCGCGACGCCGGCGGTGCAGAACGCCGTGGTCGACGCCGTCAAGCACCTCGGAGTCCGCCACATCGACATGCCTGCCACCCCGCAACGGGTCTGGCAGGCCATCCGAGACGGCGTCTCGGCGCCGTTGTGGCAGGACCCGCCCGCGGCGTTTGAGGCGCTTCCAGTGCGCGGCGCCGAGCGCGGCCGGGAGTCCGACCAGGCCGTGGTGTGA
- a CDS encoding arsenate reductase ArsC, whose translation MSHTPEVLFVCVHNAGRSQMAAALLQHHARGEIAVRSAGSAPAETVNPAVLTAMGELGLDLTAEIPKKLTTDAVEAADVVITMGCGDACPVFPGKRYLDWEFTDPAGKSVDEVRAIRDDIDRRVRDLLAELVPGS comes from the coding sequence GTGTCCCACACCCCTGAAGTCCTGTTCGTCTGCGTGCACAACGCCGGACGTTCCCAGATGGCCGCCGCACTCCTGCAGCACCACGCCCGAGGCGAGATAGCCGTGCGCTCCGCCGGATCCGCTCCGGCCGAGACCGTCAACCCCGCCGTCCTGACCGCCATGGGCGAACTCGGACTCGACCTCACAGCCGAAATCCCCAAGAAGCTGACCACCGACGCCGTCGAAGCCGCCGACGTGGTGATCACCATGGGCTGCGGTGACGCCTGCCCCGTCTTCCCCGGCAAGCGCTACCTGGACTGGGAATTCACCGACCCCGCGGGCAAGAGCGTCGACGAGGTCCGCGCCATCCGCGACGACATCGACCGCCGCGTCCGCGACCTGCTGGCCGAACTCGTCCCCGGTTCGTAG
- the arsB gene encoding ACR3 family arsenite efflux transporter → MSRSAEAPVVARLSALDRLLPVWIGSAMAAGLLAGRWVPGLGPALDAVRVDGISLPIALGLLVMMYPVLAKVRYDRLDTVTGDTRLMVCSLALNWILGPALMFALAWLLLPDLPEYRTGLIIVGLARCIAMVIIWNDLARGDREAAAVLVALNSVFQVLAFAGLGWFYLSVLPGWLGLPAVGLEVSAWQIAKSVLIFLGIPLVAGYLTRKLGERARGRDWYETWFLPRIGPVALYGLLFTIVILFALQGDQITGRPVDVARIALPLLAYFAVMWAGSFALGKVIGLGYERSVTLSFTAAGNNFELAIAVAIATFGVTSGQALAGVVGPLIEVPVLVALVHVSLAARRWFTAPAAIGTEHARTTS, encoded by the coding sequence ATGAGCCGGTCCGCCGAGGCTCCCGTGGTCGCGCGCCTGTCGGCGCTGGACCGGCTGCTGCCGGTGTGGATCGGCTCCGCGATGGCCGCCGGCCTGCTGGCCGGACGGTGGGTTCCCGGGCTCGGCCCGGCGCTCGACGCGGTGCGGGTCGACGGGATCTCGCTGCCGATCGCCCTGGGCCTGCTGGTGATGATGTACCCGGTGCTGGCCAAGGTCCGCTACGACCGGCTCGACACCGTCACCGGCGACACCCGGCTGATGGTCTGCTCGCTCGCGCTGAACTGGATCCTCGGCCCGGCGCTGATGTTCGCGCTGGCCTGGCTCCTCCTTCCCGACCTGCCCGAATACCGCACCGGTCTGATCATCGTCGGCCTGGCGCGCTGCATCGCCATGGTGATCATCTGGAACGACCTGGCCCGCGGGGACCGGGAAGCCGCCGCCGTGCTGGTCGCGCTGAACTCGGTGTTCCAGGTCCTCGCCTTCGCGGGCCTCGGCTGGTTCTACCTGTCGGTGCTGCCGGGCTGGCTGGGCCTGCCCGCGGTCGGACTCGAGGTCTCGGCGTGGCAGATCGCCAAGTCCGTCCTGATCTTCCTCGGCATCCCGCTGGTCGCCGGATACCTGACCCGCAAGCTCGGCGAACGCGCCCGGGGCCGCGACTGGTACGAAACTTGGTTCCTGCCCAGGATCGGCCCGGTCGCCCTCTACGGGCTGCTGTTCACCATCGTGATCCTCTTCGCCCTGCAAGGCGACCAGATCACCGGCCGGCCTGTCGACGTCGCGCGGATCGCGCTGCCGCTGCTGGCCTACTTCGCGGTCATGTGGGCCGGATCGTTCGCCCTGGGCAAGGTGATCGGCCTGGGTTACGAGCGGTCGGTGACGCTGTCGTTCACCGCTGCGGGCAACAACTTCGAACTGGCCATCGCCGTGGCCATCGCGACCTTCGGCGTCACCAGCGGCCAAGCGCTGGCCGGGGTCGTCGGCCCGCTCATCGAAGTGCCCGTGCTGGTCGCCCTCGTCCACGTCTCCCTGGCCGCCCGCCGCTGGTTCACCGCCCCCGCGGCGATCGGCACCGAGCACGCCCGCACCACCTCGTGA
- a CDS encoding ArsR/SmtB family transcription factor, whose amino-acid sequence MSNQDAQATGAELCCSPVMREPLTAEQSAELARVFKAIGEPVRLRLLSLIASHAGGEACVCDLTGAFELSGPTISHHLKVLRDAGVIEGERRGTWIYYRVRPETLRAVSAVLVPADAEAVTA is encoded by the coding sequence ATGTCGAACCAAGACGCGCAGGCGACCGGTGCAGAGTTGTGCTGCTCGCCGGTGATGCGGGAGCCGCTGACCGCCGAGCAGTCAGCCGAGCTCGCTAGGGTGTTCAAGGCGATCGGCGAGCCGGTACGGCTGCGGTTGCTGTCGCTGATCGCCTCCCACGCGGGCGGGGAGGCGTGCGTGTGCGACCTGACCGGAGCGTTCGAGCTGTCCGGGCCGACGATCTCGCACCACCTCAAGGTCCTGCGCGACGCCGGGGTGATCGAGGGCGAACGGCGCGGCACGTGGATCTACTACCGCGTGCGCCCCGAGACCCTGCGCGCCGTCTCGGCCGTGCTGGTGCCCGCCGACGCCGAGGCGGTCACCGCATGA
- a CDS encoding ArsI/CadI family heavy metal resistance metalloenzyme — protein MSRMQLALRVGDLEGSIAFYSKLFGAEPAKLRPGYANFAIAEPPLKLVLVAGEPGQDTAIDHLGVEVESTEQVDNATERLRALGLFTEVEQDTTCCYARQDKVWVHGPGGEPWEVYVVKADSATFGAAPSEDGAAQCCAGDEETATHA, from the coding sequence ATGTCTCGCATGCAACTGGCCCTCCGGGTCGGGGACCTGGAAGGTTCGATCGCGTTCTACTCGAAGCTTTTCGGCGCCGAACCGGCCAAGCTGCGGCCCGGCTACGCCAACTTCGCCATCGCCGAACCGCCGCTCAAGCTCGTTCTGGTCGCGGGCGAGCCCGGCCAGGACACCGCGATCGACCACCTCGGCGTCGAGGTCGAAAGCACCGAGCAGGTCGACAACGCCACCGAGCGGCTGCGCGCACTGGGCCTGTTCACGGAGGTGGAACAGGACACGACTTGCTGCTATGCCCGGCAGGACAAGGTCTGGGTGCACGGGCCGGGCGGGGAGCCCTGGGAGGTCTACGTGGTCAAGGCGGACTCCGCCACGTTCGGAGCTGCCCCATCGGAGGACGGGGCCGCCCAGTGCTGCGCCGGCGACGAGGAGACGGCCACCCACGCGTGA
- a CDS encoding Nramp family divalent metal transporter, whose translation MGTDVAASDDPYLLTADGIKEPPRGWAASLRYLGPGLIVSASIVGSGELIATTALGAEAGFALLWMVILSTGVKVALQAELARWTISTGKPGLTGYNAVPPRFGRIGWISLLWIAMALSKLLQLGGIVGGVAVSLSLLIPVGADPLSPTSLAAWTLIVVAGSIALLYSNRYGLIERGAFLLVAVFSAVTVVIAFGLPFTPFSYSGADVAGGLALTIPAGALGAAVAMFGITGVGADEITFYTYWCVEKGYARWAGPPDGSDEWVRRARGWIRVMYKDVFLSWVIYTFSTLAFFVMGAAVLHPQGLVLEGNEMITTLSRMYTDTIGEWANVLFLLGAVAVLGSTLWASVPSWSRMYTNLFATLGVLDWQDSVARQRWLRALTVIQPVLWGMAYLFVSSPVVMVQIGGVATGIFLPAVVIATWYLRRTEVDPRLHGSAAFNVLLVVSSAAITLLGAYTILNVFGVGAG comes from the coding sequence ATGGGAACAGACGTAGCCGCCTCCGACGACCCGTACCTCCTCACCGCCGACGGCATCAAGGAACCACCGCGGGGCTGGGCCGCCAGCCTGCGCTACCTCGGCCCCGGCCTGATCGTCAGCGCCTCCATCGTCGGCTCCGGCGAGCTGATCGCCACCACCGCGCTCGGCGCCGAGGCCGGGTTCGCGCTGCTGTGGATGGTCATCCTCAGCACCGGCGTCAAGGTCGCGCTGCAGGCCGAGCTGGCCCGCTGGACGATCTCCACCGGCAAACCGGGCCTCACCGGTTACAACGCCGTCCCACCGCGGTTCGGCCGCATCGGCTGGATCAGTCTGCTGTGGATCGCGATGGCGCTGTCCAAACTGCTCCAGCTCGGCGGGATCGTCGGCGGGGTCGCCGTCTCGCTGAGCCTGCTGATCCCGGTCGGCGCCGATCCGCTGAGTCCGACCTCGCTGGCGGCATGGACGCTCATCGTGGTCGCGGGCAGCATCGCGCTGCTGTACTCCAACCGCTACGGGCTGATCGAGCGCGGCGCGTTCCTGCTCGTCGCGGTCTTCTCCGCGGTCACCGTCGTGATCGCCTTCGGTCTTCCGTTCACGCCGTTCAGCTACTCGGGCGCCGACGTCGCCGGTGGGCTGGCGCTGACCATCCCGGCGGGCGCACTCGGCGCGGCCGTGGCGATGTTCGGCATCACCGGCGTCGGTGCCGACGAGATCACCTTCTACACCTACTGGTGCGTGGAGAAGGGCTACGCCCGCTGGGCGGGGCCGCCGGACGGCAGCGACGAGTGGGTGCGTCGGGCGCGCGGCTGGATCCGGGTGATGTACAAGGACGTCTTCCTGTCGTGGGTCATCTACACCTTCAGCACCCTGGCGTTCTTCGTCATGGGCGCGGCGGTGCTGCACCCGCAGGGTCTCGTGCTCGAAGGCAACGAGATGATCACGACACTGTCCCGGATGTACACCGACACGATCGGCGAGTGGGCCAACGTCCTGTTCCTCCTCGGCGCGGTGGCGGTGCTCGGCTCCACCCTGTGGGCCTCGGTCCCGAGCTGGTCGCGCATGTACACCAACCTGTTCGCGACGCTGGGCGTGCTCGACTGGCAGGACTCCGTCGCCCGGCAGCGGTGGCTGCGCGCGCTGACCGTGATCCAGCCGGTGCTGTGGGGGATGGCCTACCTGTTCGTGAGCTCACCGGTGGTCATGGTCCAGATCGGCGGCGTGGCCACCGGGATCTTCCTGCCCGCGGTGGTGATCGCGACCTGGTACCTGCGGCGCACCGAAGTGGACCCCCGGCTGCACGGCTCGGCCGCGTTCAACGTCCTGCTGGTCGTCAGCAGCGCCGCGATCACGCTGCTGGGCGCCTACACCATCCTCAACGTGTTCGGGGTCGGCGCCGGCTGA
- a CDS encoding arabinosyltransferase domain-containing protein → MPSGDDAARSPESGRDPAAKKLRLVASVLGLLGAVLALAVPFMPVNYDVTTLQWPTAQGTRPVAAPLASYSPVRIDATVPCESARSLDARSDGHGTLVSTTPLNSDTGKVTGLRLQVDNGRLVLTSKGRQLGTAPMPVGNCAITVHSDGYRTTAAVGGQQIALANEDVRPQLTGIYSDLDAAVDRTAGLSFKAEVDTRYESHATALKIVVMAGAVLAFIGCVVVLRRLDGRAGRRPPRLAPSGWWKPTLRDLAVLGSLGIWWLIGAMTSDDGYILTIARAREEADYITNYYRWFAVPEAPFGWFYELYSLWVQVSTATPWVRLPALLMGITSWLLISREVLPRLGQQVRRSNAAGWAGAAVFLAFWMPYNNGLRSEPVVVLFSLLALCAVERAVATRRMMPAALGLVVAALAVGAGPTGLVAVLPYVAAIKPLFRLVRSRARQFGWLPILAPIAACGFVIMVVVFSDQTWQAVMDATDLRQELGPNDHWYQELNRYNLLFAPTPDGSLVRRFPVLLVILCLATCGVMLLRRGRIRGAALGPSRRLLAVTALSFVVLVVTPTKWSHHFGLFAALGGALAALTALATSSTVLRSRRNRAAFFSGLMLIIAFAATGPNGWFYVSGWGVPWFDKPPSLKGFNASTALLAVAAVAAVVALIEHLRLDENNPKVVDVSSIEQRSRALKLGTAPLAIVCALLVAGEVATFAKVVQKQWGSYSIGADNVQQLMGNSCGLSDYVYVESQPRDGVLAVSPQQPSVAAPGTKVPGRKAEPEKPNDYLRAKTDGFVQPGVPSSDQAYPGQPDWTPPHHFGDAAAPVWGSYDPQGLGTGELRTDWYDIPERATSGEVPVVVALAGIDAEPNSAVVEFGKDTPRGFEIMDRRILPKAQGAPPNWRDSRLMVDGDAEGATKLRIVAKDQALAPEGWLALSAPRAPKLTRMTDFVGQAGTYVEWPAALVHPCLRIPAMRNGIFEMPKFRVAGGAEVRDIGQSWSSPDMGGPFGWMNVNSNTMELPTYLKNDISRDWGSLYVLEPQTPEALPAEAAMRVSHEVRWGMFSPGPISQTVQLPGDLPSSSDRSDIKNQETADQ, encoded by the coding sequence GTGCCGTCCGGCGACGACGCGGCGCGCTCCCCGGAATCAGGGCGGGACCCCGCCGCGAAGAAGCTGCGGCTGGTCGCCTCCGTCCTCGGACTGCTCGGAGCGGTGCTGGCGCTGGCGGTGCCCTTCATGCCGGTCAACTACGACGTCACGACGCTGCAGTGGCCGACCGCGCAGGGCACCCGCCCGGTCGCGGCACCGCTGGCCAGCTACTCGCCGGTCCGGATCGACGCCACCGTGCCGTGCGAGTCGGCGCGGTCGCTGGACGCGCGCAGCGACGGACACGGCACCCTGGTCAGCACCACGCCGCTGAACTCCGACACCGGCAAGGTGACGGGGCTGCGGCTGCAGGTCGACAACGGCCGCCTGGTGCTGACCTCCAAGGGCCGCCAGCTCGGCACCGCGCCGATGCCGGTCGGCAACTGCGCGATCACGGTGCACTCCGACGGCTACCGCACCACCGCCGCCGTCGGCGGCCAGCAGATCGCGCTGGCCAACGAGGACGTGCGCCCGCAGCTCACCGGCATCTACTCCGACCTCGACGCCGCCGTGGACCGCACCGCGGGGCTGTCGTTCAAGGCCGAGGTCGACACCCGCTACGAAAGCCACGCGACGGCGCTGAAGATCGTCGTGATGGCGGGGGCGGTGCTGGCGTTCATCGGCTGCGTGGTGGTGCTGCGCAGGCTCGACGGCCGGGCCGGGCGGCGCCCGCCGCGGCTGGCGCCCTCTGGCTGGTGGAAGCCCACCCTCCGCGACCTCGCCGTGCTCGGCTCGCTGGGCATCTGGTGGCTCATCGGCGCGATGACCTCGGATGACGGCTACATCCTCACGATCGCCCGCGCACGCGAGGAAGCCGACTACATCACCAACTACTACCGCTGGTTCGCCGTACCCGAGGCGCCGTTCGGCTGGTTCTACGAGCTGTACTCGCTGTGGGTGCAGGTCTCCACCGCGACGCCGTGGGTGCGTTTGCCCGCGCTGCTGATGGGCATCACGAGCTGGCTGCTGATCAGCCGCGAGGTGCTGCCCCGGCTCGGCCAGCAGGTCCGCCGCAGCAACGCCGCCGGCTGGGCCGGCGCCGCGGTGTTCCTGGCGTTCTGGATGCCCTACAACAACGGTCTGCGTTCCGAGCCCGTGGTGGTGCTGTTCTCGCTGCTCGCGCTGTGCGCGGTGGAGCGGGCGGTGGCGACCAGGCGGATGATGCCGGCCGCGCTGGGCCTGGTGGTGGCCGCGCTGGCGGTGGGCGCCGGGCCGACCGGTCTGGTCGCGGTGCTGCCCTACGTGGCGGCGATCAAACCGCTGTTCCGGCTGGTGCGCAGCCGGGCCAGGCAGTTCGGGTGGCTGCCGATCCTGGCGCCGATCGCGGCCTGCGGCTTCGTGATCATGGTCGTGGTGTTCTCCGACCAGACCTGGCAGGCGGTCATGGACGCCACCGACCTGCGCCAGGAGCTGGGCCCCAACGACCACTGGTACCAGGAGCTCAACCGCTACAACCTGCTGTTCGCCCCGACCCCGGACGGCTCGCTGGTGCGCCGCTTCCCGGTGCTGCTGGTCATCCTGTGCCTGGCGACCTGCGGTGTGATGCTGCTGCGCCGGGGCCGCATCCGCGGTGCCGCGCTCGGCCCGAGCCGCCGCCTGCTGGCGGTCACGGCGCTGTCGTTCGTGGTGCTGGTGGTGACCCCCACCAAGTGGTCGCACCACTTCGGGCTGTTCGCGGCCCTGGGCGGCGCGCTGGCCGCGCTGACGGCGCTGGCGACCAGCAGCACCGTGCTGCGTTCGCGGCGCAACCGGGCGGCGTTCTTCTCCGGGCTGATGCTGATCATCGCCTTCGCCGCCACCGGCCCCAACGGCTGGTTCTACGTCTCCGGCTGGGGCGTGCCGTGGTTCGACAAGCCGCCGTCGCTGAAGGGGTTCAACGCCAGCACCGCGCTGCTGGCCGTCGCCGCGGTCGCGGCCGTCGTCGCGCTCATCGAGCACCTGCGCCTCGACGAGAACAACCCGAAGGTCGTCGACGTCAGCAGCATCGAACAGCGCAGCCGGGCGCTGAAGCTGGGCACCGCGCCGCTGGCGATCGTGTGCGCGCTGCTGGTGGCCGGCGAGGTCGCCACCTTCGCCAAGGTCGTCCAGAAGCAGTGGGGCAGCTACAGCATCGGCGCCGACAACGTCCAGCAGCTCATGGGCAACAGCTGCGGGCTGTCGGACTACGTCTACGTCGAGTCGCAGCCCCGCGACGGCGTCCTCGCGGTCTCCCCGCAGCAGCCGTCGGTGGCCGCGCCCGGCACGAAGGTGCCCGGCCGCAAGGCGGAGCCGGAGAAGCCCAACGACTACCTGCGCGCCAAGACCGACGGGTTCGTGCAGCCGGGCGTGCCGTCCAGCGACCAGGCCTACCCTGGCCAGCCCGACTGGACGCCGCCGCACCACTTCGGCGACGCGGCCGCGCCGGTGTGGGGCAGCTACGACCCGCAGGGCCTGGGCACCGGGGAGCTGCGCACCGACTGGTACGACATCCCCGAGCGCGCGACCAGCGGCGAGGTCCCGGTGGTCGTGGCGCTGGCCGGGATCGACGCCGAGCCCAACTCGGCGGTCGTCGAGTTCGGCAAGGACACGCCGCGCGGGTTCGAGATCATGGACCGCCGCATCCTGCCCAAGGCGCAGGGCGCGCCCCCGAACTGGCGCGACTCCCGGCTGATGGTCGACGGCGACGCCGAGGGCGCGACCAAGCTGCGGATCGTGGCCAAGGACCAGGCGCTGGCTCCGGAGGGCTGGCTGGCGCTGAGCGCTCCCCGCGCTCCGAAGCTGACCCGGATGACCGACTTCGTCGGCCAGGCCGGGACCTACGTGGAGTGGCCCGCGGCGCTGGTGCACCCGTGCCTGCGGATCCCCGCGATGCGCAACGGGATCTTCGAGATGCCGAAGTTCCGCGTCGCCGGTGGTGCCGAGGTGCGCGACATCGGCCAGAGCTGGTCGTCGCCGGACATGGGCGGGCCGTTCGGGTGGATGAACGTCAACTCCAACACCATGGAGCTGCCGACGTATCTGAAGAACGACATCTCCCGGGACTGGGGCTCGCTCTACGTCCTGGAGCCGCAGACGCCCGAGGCGCTGCCCGCGGAGGCGGCGATGCGGGTCAGCCACGAGGTCCGCTGGGGCATGTTCTCGCCCGGGCCGATCAGCCAGACGGTGCAGTTGCCTGGTGACCTGCCGAGCTCCAGCGACCGCAGCGACATCAAGAACCAGGAAACCGCCGACCAGTAG
- a CDS encoding GNAT family N-acetyltransferase: MRIQQVQWADADAVTLRALQRAEIAARYGTPDSEPGLVPSQADIAAFFVARADDGIPVGCGGLRHLGGGVGEVKRMYVVPARRGSGVAVAILDALEDWARGQGWTTLRLETGTAQPDAVRFYTRSGYQRIPNFGAYAGVETSLCFERVLEAQRSA, translated from the coding sequence ATGAGGATCCAGCAGGTGCAGTGGGCGGACGCCGACGCCGTCACGCTGCGCGCTCTGCAGCGCGCCGAGATCGCCGCGAGGTACGGCACACCGGACAGCGAACCCGGGCTCGTGCCGTCGCAAGCGGACATCGCTGCGTTCTTCGTGGCTCGCGCGGACGACGGCATCCCCGTCGGCTGCGGCGGACTCCGCCACCTCGGCGGCGGCGTCGGCGAGGTCAAGCGGATGTACGTCGTCCCGGCCCGGCGGGGGAGCGGCGTCGCGGTCGCGATCCTGGACGCGCTGGAGGACTGGGCGCGCGGCCAGGGCTGGACCACCCTCCGGCTGGAGACCGGCACCGCGCAGCCCGACGCGGTGCGCTTCTACACGCGTTCGGGCTACCAACGCATCCCGAACTTCGGCGCCTACGCCGGTGTTGAGACCTCGTTGTGCTTCGAGCGGGTGCTCGAAGCACAACGCAGCGCCTGA
- a CDS encoding FadR/GntR family transcriptional regulator produces MGAEPPGKPEQAEGRESMAGGGRQLQDRVVDLILESGLPPGSPLPSEPQLMAQLGASRNSIRETLRALHTLGIVDIRHGYGTFVGEAPVTALMPGLLFRARQSARQDASTLADFIQIRRILETALIAEVPQHADEDFLAELESCVAEIRTGDVVEADRRFHQTLYRPVGNEIAVQLIDLFWTVYHRVEEEIDPPEWLREEIGREHQSIVDAIRSGDAGRAAEAMTQHFADIERRSRRFIDRQR; encoded by the coding sequence GTGGGCGCCGAACCACCGGGCAAACCGGAGCAGGCGGAGGGACGGGAATCGATGGCTGGTGGCGGCAGGCAGCTCCAGGACCGAGTCGTGGACCTGATCCTGGAGTCCGGGCTGCCTCCAGGCTCCCCGCTGCCCAGCGAACCGCAGCTGATGGCCCAGCTCGGCGCCAGCCGCAACTCCATCCGCGAGACGCTGCGCGCCCTGCACACCCTGGGCATCGTCGACATCCGCCACGGCTACGGCACCTTCGTCGGCGAGGCACCCGTGACCGCGCTGATGCCGGGCCTGCTGTTCCGGGCCCGCCAGTCGGCCCGCCAGGACGCCTCGACGCTGGCCGACTTCATCCAGATCCGCCGCATCCTGGAGACCGCGCTGATCGCCGAGGTGCCGCAGCACGCCGACGAGGACTTCCTGGCGGAACTGGAGTCCTGCGTGGCCGAGATCAGAACCGGTGACGTCGTGGAGGCCGACCGGCGGTTCCACCAGACGCTGTACCGGCCCGTCGGCAACGAGATCGCGGTGCAGCTCATCGACCTGTTCTGGACCGTCTACCACCGCGTCGAGGAGGAGATCGACCCGCCGGAGTGGTTGCGCGAGGAGATCGGGCGCGAACACCAGTCGATCGTCGACGCGATCCGCTCCGGTGACGCCGGGCGAGCGGCCGAGGCGATGACCCAGCACTTCGCCGACATCGAGCGGCGCTCCCGCCGCTTCATCGACCGCCAGCGCTGA